A region from the Geobacter benzoatilyticus genome encodes:
- a CDS encoding DUF4382 domain-containing protein, which translates to MIRKMMSTLKVVLALSAAVFGLALLQGCSGGGSDSDSSATAGTLKVALTDKLSDDFAEVRIKIKAVKIIPVEYDQDAEDDDQLLITVPLDVPSPSFNVLDLAYVQELLGTVTLPAGTYSQVRLILEPNPNVGEPVNYVTLKTDPATKIPLKTPSGQQSGLKVLGRFVVEPGVINAIAIDFDPNTAIVERGNTPQNEKYILKPTGIRIIQMDELLPSYGSISGMVVSPLSNWSSATVSVKRRGSADDITPIAAGTIFSNYTSGVWQAPFAAFVPPNTLPVTYKAFVAANGFQTYSSAAVSVVTGATTDLGTISLLPSP; encoded by the coding sequence ATGATACGAAAGATGATGTCAACCCTCAAAGTGGTGCTGGCCCTGTCAGCAGCCGTTTTCGGCCTGGCCCTGCTCCAGGGGTGCAGCGGCGGGGGGAGCGACAGCGACAGCTCAGCAACTGCGGGCACCTTGAAAGTGGCCTTGACCGACAAACTGAGTGACGACTTTGCCGAAGTGAGAATTAAAATCAAGGCGGTCAAGATCATACCGGTCGAATACGACCAGGATGCAGAGGACGACGATCAGCTGCTGATCACTGTTCCCCTTGATGTACCATCACCCAGCTTCAATGTCCTCGATCTTGCCTATGTCCAGGAACTGCTCGGCACGGTGACCCTGCCGGCAGGAACCTACAGCCAGGTCCGGCTGATCCTGGAACCTAACCCCAATGTAGGGGAGCCGGTCAATTACGTAACCCTCAAAACCGACCCGGCCACAAAAATCCCCCTCAAGACCCCCAGCGGGCAGCAATCGGGGCTCAAGGTGCTCGGCAGGTTCGTGGTTGAGCCGGGCGTAATCAATGCCATCGCCATCGACTTCGATCCGAACACCGCCATTGTCGAACGCGGCAACACCCCGCAAAACGAGAAGTATATCCTTAAGCCCACGGGAATACGGATAATCCAGATGGATGAACTGTTGCCGAGCTACGGTTCAATTTCCGGCATGGTCGTTTCTCCGTTGTCAAACTGGTCGAGCGCCACGGTATCGGTGAAACGCCGCGGTTCCGCAGATGACATCACCCCCATCGCCGCCGGCACAATTTTCAGCAATTACACCAGCGGCGTGTGGCAGGCCCCCTTTGCGGCATTCGTGCCCCCCAACACCCTGCCTGTCACCTACAAGGCATTCGTCGCCGCCAACGGCTTCCAGACCTATTCGTCCGCCGCCGTTTCCGTCGTAACCGGGGCAACCACCGATCTCGGCACCATCTCATTGCTGCCATCGCCCTGA
- a CDS encoding LysR substrate-binding domain-containing protein — protein MAITLRQMEIFEKVARCGHVTQAGRELLLTQSAVSMAIAELERLAGAPLFERRGRRLLLNDRGRRMLPEVSELLSRAHRLEQFLQESVAEPKGTLQVGASTTIGNYILPSVVGEFSRLYPQARALLQVGNAQQIESAVETGDLDLGLIEGLPHIGSLDARPWRHDELVVIAGKGHAWAHSRKASPDMLRDAPWIMREKGSGTREIFEAAMGKMGISFSIALELGHTEAIKKAAEAGLGVGCLSRMAVQRELDHGWLVEIDTPLELGRTLIVLTRHSEHRTTLLKVFLELLKQSRDL, from the coding sequence ATGGCCATTACCTTGCGGCAGATGGAGATTTTCGAAAAAGTAGCCAGGTGCGGGCATGTTACCCAAGCAGGCAGAGAGCTCCTGCTGACCCAATCGGCCGTCAGCATGGCGATCGCCGAACTGGAGCGGCTTGCGGGCGCCCCCCTGTTCGAACGTCGGGGGAGGCGGCTCCTTCTCAACGACCGGGGACGCCGGATGCTTCCGGAAGTAAGCGAGCTGCTCTCAAGGGCCCACCGGCTGGAGCAGTTTCTCCAGGAATCCGTTGCGGAGCCGAAGGGCACCCTGCAAGTGGGGGCGAGCACCACCATCGGGAACTACATCCTGCCGTCAGTGGTGGGGGAATTCTCGCGGCTCTACCCGCAAGCGCGGGCATTGCTCCAGGTGGGCAACGCCCAGCAGATCGAAAGTGCCGTGGAAACCGGCGATCTGGACCTGGGGCTCATCGAGGGGCTTCCCCACATCGGCTCTCTGGACGCAAGGCCGTGGCGGCACGACGAACTGGTTGTCATTGCGGGGAAAGGGCACGCCTGGGCACACTCACGGAAAGCATCCCCCGACATGTTGCGGGACGCCCCCTGGATCATGCGCGAAAAAGGTTCCGGCACGAGGGAGATATTCGAAGCAGCAATGGGCAAAATGGGAATAAGTTTCTCGATTGCCCTGGAACTTGGGCACACCGAGGCCATAAAAAAAGCGGCGGAGGCCGGGCTGGGCGTGGGGTGCCTGTCGAGAATGGCCGTCCAGAGAGAATTGGACCATGGCTGGCTTGTGGAAATCGACACCCCCCTGGAACTGGGGAGAACCTTGATAGTGCTCACCCGGCACAGCGAGCACCGGACCACGCTTCTGAAAGTGTTTCTGGAACTGCTGAAGCAGAGCAGGGACCTGTAG
- a CDS encoding DUF6726 family protein yields the protein MILRMMLLLGMLLMLQGCVLTKLVSVPMRVTGAVVSIVPGVGNSIHDGIDSAAEVVDDVPI from the coding sequence ATGATACTAAGAATGATGCTGCTTTTGGGAATGCTTCTCATGCTGCAGGGGTGTGTGCTGACAAAACTGGTGTCGGTCCCCATGAGGGTGACCGGGGCGGTGGTCTCAATCGTTCCCGGCGTCGGCAACTCAATCCACGATGGTATCGACAGTGCCGCCGAAGTGGTTGATGACGTACCCATCTGA
- a CDS encoding YeiH family protein yields the protein MDNGKRRVLFIACVLTCATPWIGTATALVMGVLFSFTLGNPWPQQSAHYSKVILQLSVVGLGFGLSLGEVLRTGSDSIIYTVAGIGCTLIAGSLLGKLFKTDRNTSALISFGTAICGGSAIAAMAPVLKAKDDETAVALATVFTLNSVALLLFPAMGHLLNLDQTVFGAWAGLAIHDTSSVVGAASVYGAQALTVGTTVKLTRAIWIAPVAMGTALFMKSEQKAGVPLFIIGFALAATLHTILPQFAVLWGGLTAVAKQCLVVSLFLVGAGLSRDALKIVGLRPLLQGVTLWLLVSCLTLAALLSFGMA from the coding sequence ATGGACAACGGGAAACGCAGGGTACTTTTCATCGCATGCGTGCTGACGTGCGCAACTCCCTGGATCGGGACCGCAACGGCTTTGGTCATGGGGGTGCTTTTCAGTTTCACGCTCGGCAACCCATGGCCTCAACAGTCCGCGCACTACAGCAAGGTGATTCTCCAGCTCTCGGTGGTGGGGCTAGGGTTCGGACTCAGTCTTGGCGAAGTCCTTCGCACCGGTAGTGATTCGATTATCTATACCGTTGCCGGAATCGGCTGTACGCTGATTGCGGGCAGCCTGCTGGGGAAACTGTTCAAGACGGACCGGAATACTTCGGCGCTCATCTCGTTCGGGACCGCCATCTGCGGGGGGAGCGCCATTGCCGCCATGGCTCCGGTTCTGAAGGCGAAGGATGACGAGACCGCCGTGGCGCTGGCAACTGTTTTTACCCTGAATTCCGTTGCCCTGCTGTTGTTCCCCGCCATGGGGCATCTGCTGAATCTGGATCAAACCGTTTTCGGAGCGTGGGCAGGGCTTGCCATCCACGACACGAGCAGCGTGGTCGGCGCGGCCTCTGTCTATGGCGCCCAGGCGCTGACCGTGGGGACGACGGTAAAGCTTACCCGGGCCATCTGGATTGCGCCGGTGGCCATGGGGACGGCACTGTTCATGAAATCGGAGCAAAAGGCCGGTGTGCCGCTGTTTATCATCGGCTTTGCCCTGGCGGCCACCCTTCATACGATATTGCCGCAGTTTGCGGTTTTATGGGGGGGGCTGACGGCTGTGGCCAAACAGTGTCTGGTGGTGTCGTTATTCCTGGTCGGTGCGGGTTTGAGCAGGGATGCCCTGAAAATCGTCGGCTTGCGCCCCTTGCTGCAGGGGGTTACCCTGTGGCTGCTGGTAAGCTGCCTGACCCTGGCTGCCCTGCTCTCCTTCGGGATGGCTTGA
- a CDS encoding PAS domain-containing sensor histidine kinase, producing METPDIQQLAREMGNNALIGTALVAVLAVLVVFVLVSRQRLRNANSNLDAAQRTAQLGSWQREVERGICSWSDNLYRVLGLPIKGTVPGLETFYSLVHPEDLSRVRETIERSVREKSGYEIEFRLVRPDGAVRTMRSKGEACLVEGGNTCVVGSTQDITEQSLMESKLSTLIRQKDAFIVRLGHDLKSPLTPLMALLPLVRERCADAEAARMLDICRTSASHIERITAKTLKLVRFSSPLASADLERVPLAAVVDGAINRYAGLMARESIVCKNEISPAIGVHAVSTQIEELFANLISNAVHFSPKGSVIRITAGEDAQGVMASVRDEGAGLEPDQLENIFEEFYKEDEARHELGRPGLGLTICRQIVFNHGGSIWAESPGRGKGTTIRIRLPHAENVMNIVPEGASTCLTSRSCSSMTKN from the coding sequence ATGGAAACCCCCGACATCCAGCAGCTCGCCAGGGAAATGGGCAACAACGCGCTCATTGGCACCGCCCTTGTTGCGGTCCTCGCCGTCCTGGTGGTTTTTGTCCTCGTTTCGCGGCAGCGGTTGAGAAATGCCAATAGTAATCTCGACGCCGCCCAGCGGACGGCACAGCTCGGGAGCTGGCAGCGGGAGGTGGAGCGCGGCATCTGCTCCTGGTCGGACAACCTCTACCGGGTTCTGGGCCTTCCGATTAAAGGGACCGTTCCCGGCCTGGAAACCTTCTATTCCCTTGTCCATCCAGAAGACCTCTCCCGTGTCCGGGAGACCATTGAACGTTCGGTGCGGGAAAAAAGCGGTTACGAGATCGAGTTCCGGCTTGTCCGTCCCGACGGCGCCGTCAGGACCATGCGATCCAAGGGAGAAGCCTGCCTTGTGGAGGGTGGCAACACCTGTGTGGTGGGGAGCACCCAGGACATTACCGAGCAGTCCCTTATGGAGAGCAAGCTGTCTACCCTTATCCGCCAGAAGGATGCATTCATAGTCCGCCTGGGGCATGACCTGAAATCGCCCCTTACCCCTCTCATGGCACTCCTTCCCCTTGTCCGGGAGCGGTGTGCCGATGCCGAGGCGGCCCGGATGCTGGATATCTGCCGCACCAGCGCAAGCCATATCGAGCGGATCACGGCAAAAACGCTGAAGCTGGTCCGTTTTTCATCTCCCCTTGCATCGGCTGACCTGGAGAGGGTCCCCCTTGCGGCGGTGGTGGATGGCGCCATCAATCGCTATGCCGGATTAATGGCCCGGGAGAGCATCGTCTGCAAAAATGAAATCTCCCCGGCCATTGGCGTTCATGCTGTCTCCACCCAGATCGAGGAGCTTTTTGCCAACCTTATTTCAAATGCCGTGCACTTCTCGCCAAAGGGAAGCGTCATTCGCATAACTGCGGGGGAGGATGCCCAGGGTGTCATGGCTTCCGTCCGCGATGAGGGGGCGGGGCTGGAACCTGACCAACTCGAAAATATTTTCGAAGAGTTTTACAAAGAGGATGAGGCCCGTCACGAACTGGGGCGCCCCGGCCTCGGCCTCACCATCTGCCGGCAGATAGTATTCAATCACGGGGGCAGCATATGGGCTGAAAGCCCCGGCAGGGGCAAGGGAACAACCATCCGGATACGATTGCCCCATGCAGAGAACGTAATGAACATAGTCCCAGAGGGAGCAAGCACATGTCTGACATCCAGGTCATGCTCGTCGATGACGAAGAATTGA
- a CDS encoding glycine zipper family protein, translating into MIAQRMRSYVLAAGLLGLTGCAVVPTGPSVLVLPSQGKSFEQFQSEDFACRQWAGQQIGMTAQDTINQNTATSAAVGTAIGAGAGALLGAASGHPGTGAAIGAGSGLLLGTATGAGAGESYGYDAQQKYDYAYVQCMYAKGHQVPGQVHRYRLRRATPSYPPPPPSYGYPVPPDYGPSYPPYR; encoded by the coding sequence ATGATCGCCCAACGGATGAGAAGCTATGTGCTGGCGGCGGGATTGCTGGGGCTCACCGGATGCGCGGTGGTTCCGACGGGGCCGAGCGTGCTGGTGCTCCCTTCCCAGGGGAAATCCTTCGAGCAGTTCCAGTCTGAAGATTTTGCCTGCCGGCAGTGGGCCGGCCAGCAGATCGGCATGACTGCCCAGGATACCATCAATCAGAATACCGCCACGAGTGCGGCCGTCGGAACGGCAATAGGCGCCGGGGCCGGCGCGCTCCTCGGTGCGGCATCCGGTCATCCGGGGACCGGCGCGGCCATTGGCGCCGGGAGCGGGCTGCTCCTGGGGACGGCCACCGGTGCCGGTGCCGGGGAGTCTTACGGCTACGATGCACAGCAGAAATATGACTATGCGTATGTCCAGTGCATGTATGCCAAGGGGCACCAGGTTCCCGGCCAGGTGCACCGGTACCGGCTCCGGCGCGCAACCCCTTCGTATCCTCCGCCGCCACCCTCTTACGGGTACCCCGTACCCCCCGACTATGGTCCATCCTACCCGCCATACCGGTAA
- a CDS encoding nucleoside deaminase, whose amino-acid sequence MIQLPLTLPEWAASCLDEARIFAGDAGKMSLAIGLARRNVEQGTGGPFGAAIFKRGSGELVSIGMNLVVAANNSVLHAEMVAIMQAEAKIGSFTLASGGSFELFTSCEPCAMCLGGILWSGVDRLVCAAAAEDARAIGFDEGPVYPESYRYLEERGIEIVRGYMRDEGREVLELYRKRGGVLYNRR is encoded by the coding sequence ATGATTCAGCTGCCGTTGACGTTGCCAGAATGGGCTGCTTCATGTCTGGATGAGGCCCGCATATTTGCCGGCGATGCCGGGAAGATGTCCCTTGCCATCGGCCTTGCCCGCCGGAATGTGGAACAGGGGACCGGCGGGCCGTTCGGTGCGGCCATATTCAAGAGGGGAAGCGGAGAGTTGGTCAGCATAGGGATGAATCTTGTCGTTGCCGCCAACAACTCCGTGCTCCATGCCGAAATGGTGGCCATCATGCAGGCCGAGGCGAAGATAGGGAGCTTTACCCTGGCGTCCGGTGGGAGTTTTGAGCTGTTCACTTCCTGCGAGCCCTGCGCCATGTGCCTCGGGGGGATACTCTGGAGCGGGGTTGACCGGCTGGTGTGTGCCGCGGCTGCCGAAGACGCACGGGCAATCGGCTTCGATGAGGGGCCGGTGTACCCTGAGTCGTACCGCTATCTGGAAGAGCGGGGGATAGAGATCGTCAGAGGCTATATGCGGGATGAGGGACGGGAGGTGCTGGAGCTTTACCGAAAACGGGGGGGTGTTCTCTACAACCGCCGGTAG
- a CDS encoding response regulator, whose translation MSDIQVMLVDDEELIRDAVSFYFQAKGFRILTVPGGEECLSLLEDGFRGVILMDVMMPRMDGWRTIREMVERGLHPGNAIVMLTALDEPDERMEGLQEYIIDYMTKPFDPQALLDSVLYYSKLLGSGYPNHV comes from the coding sequence ATGTCTGACATCCAGGTCATGCTCGTCGATGACGAAGAATTGATTCGCGATGCGGTTTCGTTCTATTTTCAGGCAAAGGGATTCCGGATACTCACCGTCCCCGGGGGGGAGGAATGTCTCAGTCTGCTGGAGGATGGGTTTCGGGGAGTGATCCTCATGGACGTCATGATGCCCCGCATGGACGGTTGGCGAACCATTCGCGAAATGGTGGAGAGAGGGTTGCACCCGGGAAACGCCATCGTCATGCTCACGGCTTTGGACGAGCCCGACGAGCGCATGGAGGGGCTGCAGGAATACATTATCGACTACATGACCAAGCCGTTCGACCCGCAGGCGCTTCTCGACTCGGTTTTGTATTACTCAAAGCTTCTCGGCTCCGGATATCCCAACCATGTTTAA
- a CDS encoding CHASE4 domain-containing protein, with the protein MIALLATALVAGLFFVLYDDFNHLSGVQRERVVEKQIFFDQMVAMKSDPLRRLVLDYSFWDDMVKFVARPDPRWAQGNIDSNFASYQHDALWIFRPNGELVYSVNRAGKGLEHGAPFPLPTGDMGLLFAAKEKFTHFFVATGQGVMEVFGAGIYSPGNVERRGEPAGFFLSGMLWGRAHIGELSYLTRGVVML; encoded by the coding sequence ATGATTGCACTGCTGGCGACGGCTCTGGTTGCCGGCCTGTTCTTTGTTCTCTACGACGATTTCAATCATCTGAGCGGCGTGCAGAGAGAGCGGGTCGTGGAAAAGCAGATCTTTTTCGACCAGATGGTGGCGATGAAGTCCGATCCGCTCCGCCGGCTGGTACTGGACTACAGCTTCTGGGACGACATGGTGAAGTTCGTTGCCAGACCCGATCCGCGCTGGGCCCAAGGGAACATCGATTCCAACTTTGCATCCTATCAGCATGACGCCCTATGGATTTTCCGCCCCAACGGGGAACTGGTCTATTCCGTCAACCGCGCAGGAAAGGGGCTCGAACACGGGGCGCCCTTTCCCCTGCCGACCGGGGATATGGGGCTGCTCTTCGCGGCAAAGGAGAAATTTACCCACTTCTTCGTGGCTACGGGACAAGGGGTAATGGAGGTTTTCGGGGCCGGCATCTATTCTCCCGGAAATGTAGAACGACGTGGAGAGCCGGCGGGGTTTTTCCTGTCAGGCATGCTCTGGGGCCGTGCGCATATTGGCGAGCTTTCCTATCTGACACGGGGCGTTGTCATGCTGTAG
- a CDS encoding dolichyl-phosphate beta-glucosyltransferase, translated as METPFLSFIIPAYNEEQRLPPYLERVIGFLAGEPYSFEVIVVDDGSSDGTAAMVKALMARHSCLRLEALPRNRGKGFAVKTGMIAAKGQLRVFADADGATPVEEIRRLLEANGNGADIAIGSRAMKSGHCVVKGRLHRKIMGTVFNGLIRALAVRGIHDTQCGFKLFTASAAEGIFPRQRISGFGFDVELLFLARRFGYRIIEVPVNWADVGGTKVRLVRDSFRMLSEVLRIRFTNLTGGYETPPRRP; from the coding sequence GTGGAAACTCCCTTTTTGTCTTTCATCATTCCTGCCTACAACGAAGAGCAGCGCCTTCCACCCTATCTGGAACGGGTAATCGGCTTTCTTGCCGGAGAGCCATACTCCTTCGAGGTGATTGTCGTGGATGACGGCAGCTCCGACGGGACGGCGGCGATGGTGAAAGCGCTCATGGCGCGCCATTCCTGCCTGCGGCTGGAGGCGCTCCCCCGGAACAGGGGGAAGGGATTTGCGGTTAAAACCGGGATGATCGCCGCAAAGGGTCAACTCCGCGTTTTTGCCGATGCCGATGGGGCAACGCCCGTTGAGGAGATTCGGCGGCTGCTGGAAGCCAACGGGAACGGCGCCGACATCGCAATCGGATCCCGGGCCATGAAGTCCGGCCACTGCGTTGTGAAGGGGCGTTTGCACCGCAAAATCATGGGAACCGTTTTCAACGGGCTGATAAGGGCACTGGCGGTACGGGGCATCCACGATACCCAGTGCGGTTTCAAGCTGTTCACGGCCTCTGCCGCCGAAGGCATTTTCCCCCGGCAGAGGATATCCGGTTTCGGGTTTGACGTGGAACTCCTCTTCCTGGCCCGGCGTTTCGGATACCGGATCATCGAAGTGCCGGTGAACTGGGCTGATGTTGGGGGGACAAAGGTTCGCCTGGTGCGGGATTCGTTCAGGATGCTCAGCGAAGTGCTGCGGATACGGTTCACAAATCTTACCGGAGGTTATGAAACTCCCCCCAGGAGGCCATAG
- a CDS encoding sensor histidine kinase, translating into MRKIPVPGLLGSFIIFVTALFLLHTALDYNRTFAVARKSSARVLDQSSHTVHAELRRISYAVQQLFAVIDRGNQEAALDFITPVTVNRITVPFLKNDASLTSVNYGNASGDGYLVLQTATGFRNRLKLAGEAGKVTWIELDPQGRETARNTQSDDYDPRSRPWYREAAKGKGVRWGEPYIFRTTGDLGITASIALSPRPGKAGEVVGVDIKLKDFSRFLAKIAVHEQIGIDVFDGQGFIIASSRYADFEKRPAGHAATLPRVSDAGYGLQKSILDRFRTSGQDQFDLGYGGRRYFAKVAPFSLGDGKTVLTVMTLPRNAFMAEFLAAFYRNIALFVLSLSVLAAYFLGRYLMPMRRIASYAREFNLDTPMLPLPLKGASEVESLAVSVNAMVDTIRQKAAALRLSEEHYRTLVQSAGCIILRWDTTGAITFINEPGAEFFGYRPEELAGKHVIGTIVAEIDSSGKDLVGMIEGICADPQAYVSNRNENVTKDGRRVWINWSNVAVRDEQGMPIEILSVGIDVTFQVEAEREIKALNDRLEQRVRERTAAYEASNRELEAFCYSVSHDLRAPLRHIDGFSRILQEDYASALPDQARSVLERISQSAGRMAELIDDLLNLSRVARQEMSPVPVNLSAIAREVSAELHQRDSLRQVSLTIADGVEVKGDSLLLRLVLENLLGNAWKYTTHAAPARIAFGVEMTPEGPACFVSDNGVGFDMAYVGKLFQPFQRLHRTDEFEGTGIGLAIVHRIIARHGGRVWATGDIGKGATVFFMLPP; encoded by the coding sequence ATGAGAAAAATTCCAGTTCCGGGCCTTCTGGGTTCATTCATCATTTTCGTTACAGCCCTTTTCCTGCTCCATACGGCGCTGGACTACAACCGCACCTTTGCCGTTGCCAGGAAATCCAGCGCGCGCGTCCTCGACCAGTCGAGCCATACCGTCCATGCCGAACTCCGGCGCATTTCCTATGCCGTGCAGCAACTCTTCGCCGTAATTGACCGGGGCAACCAGGAAGCGGCGCTTGATTTTATCACCCCCGTGACGGTAAACCGGATAACAGTTCCCTTTCTCAAGAACGATGCATCGCTGACCTCGGTGAATTACGGCAATGCTTCGGGGGATGGCTATCTTGTACTGCAAACGGCCACCGGATTCCGCAACCGGTTGAAGCTTGCCGGAGAAGCCGGGAAGGTGACGTGGATCGAGCTTGACCCGCAGGGACGTGAAACCGCCCGGAATACGCAATCAGACGACTACGATCCCCGCAGCCGCCCCTGGTATCGGGAGGCCGCCAAGGGAAAAGGGGTCCGCTGGGGCGAGCCTTACATCTTCAGAACCACTGGAGACCTCGGCATCACCGCTTCAATTGCCTTATCTCCCCGGCCTGGAAAGGCCGGCGAAGTTGTCGGCGTTGACATCAAGCTCAAGGACTTTTCCCGGTTTCTGGCAAAGATTGCCGTCCATGAGCAGATTGGTATCGATGTATTCGACGGGCAGGGCTTTATTATAGCTTCATCGAGGTACGCCGATTTTGAGAAGCGGCCGGCCGGGCATGCCGCTACGCTGCCCCGGGTAAGCGATGCCGGGTACGGGCTCCAGAAGTCGATTTTGGATCGCTTCAGAACATCCGGCCAGGACCAGTTCGATCTCGGTTATGGGGGTAGGCGGTATTTTGCCAAGGTGGCGCCGTTTTCCCTGGGGGACGGCAAAACCGTCCTGACGGTCATGACGCTTCCCCGCAATGCCTTCATGGCAGAATTTCTGGCCGCTTTCTACCGCAACATTGCCTTGTTTGTGCTCTCTCTTTCCGTCCTGGCGGCGTATTTCCTGGGTCGCTATCTCATGCCGATGCGCCGGATTGCCTCCTATGCCCGCGAGTTCAATTTAGACACTCCCATGCTCCCCTTGCCGCTCAAGGGGGCAAGCGAGGTGGAGTCCCTGGCTGTGAGCGTCAACGCCATGGTGGATACGATCCGTCAAAAGGCTGCGGCCCTCCGCCTCAGTGAAGAACACTACCGTACTCTGGTACAGAGTGCCGGGTGCATCATCCTGCGCTGGGACACAACGGGAGCCATTACCTTTATTAATGAGCCCGGAGCGGAATTCTTCGGCTACCGTCCCGAAGAGTTGGCCGGGAAACATGTGATCGGCACCATCGTTGCGGAAATTGACAGCTCCGGAAAAGATCTGGTCGGGATGATCGAGGGGATCTGTGCCGACCCGCAGGCGTATGTCAGCAACCGGAACGAGAACGTGACGAAGGATGGGCGGAGGGTCTGGATCAACTGGAGCAATGTGGCGGTCCGTGATGAGCAGGGAATGCCCATCGAGATACTCAGTGTCGGCATTGACGTGACCTTCCAGGTGGAGGCGGAGCGGGAGATAAAGGCGCTGAATGATCGCCTGGAGCAGCGGGTTCGGGAAAGAACCGCCGCCTACGAGGCGTCGAACCGGGAGCTGGAGGCGTTCTGTTATTCGGTCTCCCATGACCTGCGGGCGCCGTTGCGGCATATCGACGGTTTCAGCCGCATTCTGCAGGAAGACTATGCTTCGGCCTTGCCGGACCAGGCGCGGTCGGTCCTGGAGAGAATCAGCCAGTCGGCCGGTCGGATGGCGGAGCTGATTGACGACCTCCTCAACCTGTCGCGGGTGGCACGGCAGGAGATGTCCCCCGTTCCCGTCAATCTGAGCGCCATTGCCCGGGAGGTGTCTGCGGAGCTGCATCAGAGGGATTCCCTGCGGCAAGTGTCCCTGACTATTGCCGATGGGGTGGAGGTGAAAGGAGATTCCCTTCTGCTGCGCCTTGTCCTCGAAAATCTTCTCGGCAATGCCTGGAAATACACGACCCATGCCGCGCCCGCCCGGATAGCCTTTGGCGTAGAGATGACTCCCGAAGGGCCGGCCTGCTTTGTGTCCGACAATGGCGTGGGATTCGACATGGCCTATGTCGGGAAACTGTTCCAGCCGTTCCAGCGGCTGCACCGCACCGACGAGTTTGAAGGAACCGGCATCGGTCTTGCCATCGTCCACAGGATCATCGCCCGCCATGGGGGGAGGGTCTGGGCAACCGGAGATATCGGCAAGGGGGCCACCGTTTTCTTCATGCTTCCCCCGTAA
- a CDS encoding GNAT family N-acetyltransferase: protein MKIQKPTAETRPKVYALLRSAFPGSGYEAALVQKLHENGRAVHEWVCIHTGKVIAYIAFSNAYHGKEICGLHLAPMAVAPDFQKRGVGAELLRFALRQEAVSSQPLFVLGEPAYYGRFGFEPCSMPICPFDKNNAHFLSMRNTASGSFVVGYEPEFTTAAAPAGSSKSRKRGRR, encoded by the coding sequence ATGAAAATTCAGAAACCGACCGCAGAAACCCGCCCCAAAGTCTACGCGCTTTTGCGCAGCGCATTTCCCGGCAGCGGTTACGAAGCCGCGCTGGTGCAGAAGCTCCACGAGAATGGCAGAGCCGTCCACGAATGGGTCTGCATCCATACCGGCAAGGTCATCGCCTACATCGCCTTCTCCAACGCTTACCACGGCAAAGAAATCTGCGGGCTGCACCTGGCCCCCATGGCCGTGGCCCCCGATTTCCAGAAGCGGGGGGTGGGAGCGGAGCTGCTCCGGTTCGCGCTGCGGCAGGAGGCTGTCAGCAGCCAGCCCCTCTTTGTCCTGGGCGAGCCCGCCTATTACGGCCGGTTCGGCTTCGAGCCGTGCAGCATGCCCATATGTCCCTTTGACAAGAACAATGCGCATTTCCTTAGCATGCGCAACACGGCTTCCGGCAGTTTTGTGGTGGGTTATGAGCCGGAGTTTACCACCGCTGCCGCACCTGCCGGCTCATCCAAAAGCAGGAAGCGCGGACGGCGATGA
- a CDS encoding CheB methylesterase domain-containing protein: protein MIAVSTGGPITLKKLFADMPPLNAAVVIILHIQPGMDRLVAKGLAAVASMPVSVAEHGEFLERGRIYLAPGGCHLTLEGNRRIMLHEGPRVNFVQPAADVAMKSLGRPFMGKIVGVVLTGMGNDGAAGIYHIKEIGGTTIAQDRKTSAIYSMPNSALQTGAVDFVFSPDKICWKIVELMNEGAN from the coding sequence ATGATCGCGGTCTCAACCGGCGGTCCCATAACCCTCAAAAAATTATTTGCCGATATGCCGCCCCTGAATGCCGCCGTCGTCATCATTCTGCACATTCAGCCGGGAATGGACCGGCTTGTGGCGAAGGGGCTTGCCGCCGTCGCATCCATGCCGGTCTCCGTGGCCGAACATGGTGAGTTTCTGGAGCGGGGACGTATTTACCTGGCCCCAGGCGGTTGCCACCTTACCCTGGAGGGGAACCGGCGGATTATGCTCCATGAAGGCCCACGGGTCAATTTCGTCCAACCTGCTGCCGATGTGGCGATGAAATCCCTGGGGCGGCCATTCATGGGAAAGATTGTCGGCGTGGTGCTTACCGGAATGGGCAATGACGGCGCGGCTGGAATTTATCACATCAAGGAGATCGGCGGCACCACCATTGCCCAGGACCGGAAAACATCGGCCATCTACAGCATGCCGAATTCTGCTTTACAAACAGGTGCCGTTGATTTTGTCTTTTCACCGGACAAGATTTGCTGGAAAATAGTCGAGTTGATGAATGAAGGGGCAAATTAA